The Toxorhynchites rutilus septentrionalis strain SRP chromosome 3, ASM2978413v1, whole genome shotgun sequence genome includes a region encoding these proteins:
- the LOC129774696 gene encoding myb-like protein AA isoform X1 gives MGDTKVKQPSFFGSSPQQQATTSKAALLDAQKGNPALKVNGKEDGSGRNVSKYDQLKARKMELERRLNEKYAQLQQIKREEAQLIGMYPSDFSAGVGSHDQNGAAPTLRRKIGTSFKLPENLLNNKEDDINKLLLEKQIQQQISEASLRLANDTSQSKSVRRTHKQNYETAQQKLLAINQNLSVLKKRQQTAAEQQKPPPATRDDIDLHKSNNVNRFRSNSNSSSMMMMNLSERRNSLKSNTSSNHSSTLNSSIGSASKQQQLLVQIPSQHPGHFHSQQLSPYSLHSGALSVMPSGSQSMTPSASAAMVSQLSMLRQRPRHDSFSGIINYDTTSVDAAKMSPVSGGSGHYHYSHSHQHFQQQQLQHQQQQQQQQQQGSRLNKLMQHQILNYSPPPGHHPHGYILSPPASASSAATSQSFVYDSKVISRLQQPPPPPPPPSHVPTSFHEQHYYPNTQASGSNSSYEPQQDMTAGLGGYWMMLETGEKVWCAVDARFSSLDRKSGGSMKLSRSKLSQYQHAIPTKSNSMGNFDFVNKQQQQQQQQEDSIHSDAISVTSGSSEHKKREKIWRETSLDSPIVKHKTIPSPTAPVNTTTLPAYPQPPPAPTQVQVSIQTPLHINTSHNYGISSSSPLLLSPQQMRYYQQKQQQILEQQRQQQYRMKQIEEQNHHAYVMEQHQQQQQQQHLHRQKLLRSPPHLPNHRNPYTQQVQQPVNHQHQHQHLDLLPQSPQLYDRENNNYFQSQGPPRQSNLSSRHPDLLISPTLSVSSSNTLTSPNLRHQTSISPTPSTITTTSTGAGVIIQHTPDIQTESPKNVTVVQQGKILPYKEVTKPFEMSDFYKYSTKYRQKQQQLQQQQHQQPSAAVVVGQLSPNGNSVGLYSHHVASSHGSGSSAGEEMIQKATYHPPNPSICHAINYN, from the coding sequence ATGGGGGATACTAAAGTGAAGCAACCTTCTTTCTTCGGTAGCTCGCCCCAGCAACAAGCGACTACATCGAAGGCAGCGTTATTAGACGCCCAAAAGGGAAATCCTGCTTTGAAAGTGAACGGCAAGGAGGATGGCTCTGGTAGAAATGTGTCCAAATATGATCAGCTCAAGGCTCGTAAGATGGAGCTTGAAAGAAGGCTCAATGAAAAATATGCCCAGCTTCAGCAAATCAAGCGCGAGGAGGCTCAGCTTATCGGGATGTACCCTAGTGATTTCAGCGCCGGTGTCGGAAGCCACGATCAGAATGGAGCAGCGCCTACATTGCGGCGTAAGATAGGGACAAGTTTCAAGTTacccgaaaacttgttgaaTAATAAAGAGGATGACATCAATAAGCTTCTTTTAGAGAAACAAATTCAGCAACAAATATCCGAGGCCTCCCTCAGGTTGGCCAACGATACCTCTCAATCCAAATCTGTTCGAAGGACACATAAACAAAATTATGAAACGGCACAACAAAAATTATTAGCTATAAACCAAAATCTGAGCGTACTCAAGAAGCGTCAACAAACGGCAGCCGAGCAGCAGAAACCTCCTCCTGCTACCAGAGATGATATTGATCTTCATAAAAGTAATAATGTGAATAGATTCCGGTCGAATAGTAACAGTAGCAGCATGATGATGATGAACCTGTCGGAGCGAAGAAACTCCTTGAAATCAAATACATCGTCGAATCATTCGAGCACGCTGAATAGCTCGATCGGTTCCGCGAGCAAACAGCAACAGCTTCTTGTACAAATCCCCAGCCAGCATCCTGGCCACTTTCATTCGCAACAATTATCACCGTATTCTTTACACTCGGGAGCCCTCTCCGTCATGCCATCGGGTTCGCAGAGTATGACTCCAAGTGCATCGGCTGCGATGGTGTCGCAGTTAAGTATGCTGCGACAACGACCGCGTCATGATAGCTTTAGTGGGATTATTAATTACGACACAACATCGGTGGATGCTGCAAAAATGTCTCCCGTGAGTGGCGGAAGCGGACATTACCATTATTCTCACTCACATCAACATTTTCAACAGCAACAGCTGCagcaccaacaacaacaacaacaacagcagcagcaaggcAGTAGACTGAATAAACTGATGCAGCACCAAATTTTGAACTATAGTCCTCCTCCTGGACATCATCCTCATGGGTATATACTGTCACCACCAGCCAGTGCATCATCTGCCGCAACTAGCCAATCATTTGTGTATGATTCGAAGGTGATCTCTAGACTGCAGCAACCACCTCCCCCTCCACCGCCACCTTCGCATGTTCCGACGTCATTCCACGAACAACATTATTACCCAAACACCCAAGCATCCGGCAGTAACAGCAGCTACGAGCCCCAGCAGGATATGACGGCTGGTCTCGGGGGTTACTGGATGATGTTGGAAACCGGAGAGAAGGTCTGGTGTGCCGTAGATGCTCGGTTCTCCAGTTTAGATCGAAAGAGTGGCGGTAGCATGAAACTTTCACGATCGAAACTGAGTCAATATCAACATGCGATTCCCACCAAAAGCAATTCCATGGGTAATTTCGATTTCGTTAataagcagcaacagcagcaacaacaacaggaAGATTCGATACATTCCGATGCCATCTCTGTTACTTCTGGTTCCAGTGAACACAAGAAACGTGAAAAAATTTGGAGAGAAACTTCGCTAGACAGCCCAATTGTGAAGCACAAGACGATTCCTTCGCCAACGGCACCTGTGAACACCACAACGCTACCCGCGTATCCTCAACCACCGCCAGCTCCTACTCAAGTGCAGGTCTCGATTCAAACTCCTCTGCATATAAATACCAGTCACAATTATGGTATTTCCTCGTCGTCTCCTCTGTTACTATCGCCTCAACAAATGCGGTACTATCAGCAGAAGCAGCAACAAATTCTGGAACAACAGCGACAGCAGCAGTACAGAATGAAGCAAATTGAAGAGCAAAATCATCATGCCTATGTAATGGAACAGcaccagcaacagcaacagcagcagcatttGCATCGCCAAAAGCTTCTTCGTTCACCGCCACATCTTCCAAACCATCGAAACCCTTATACTCAACAAGTGCAGCAGCCGGTAAACCACCAGCATCAGCACCAGCACTTGGATCTTCTACCACAATCACCTCAACTGTACGATCGCGAAAATAACAACTATTTTCAATCCCAGGGACCACCACGCCAGAGCAATCTCTCGTCCCGCCACCCTGACCTCCTTATTTCACCCACACTTTCGGTTTCATCTTCCAACACCCTAACGTCCCCGAACTTACGACATCAAACCTCAATATCACCGACACCCTCGACCATCACAACCACATCAACGGGCGCTGGTGTCATTATCCAACACACTCCCGACATCCAAACGGAGTCACCAAAAAATGTCACAGTAGTCCAGCAGGGGAAAATCCTTCCATACAAGGAAGTTACCAAACCCTTCGAGATGTCAGATTTCTACAAGTACTCCACAAAGTACCGACAGAAACAGCAACAactgcaacagcagcagcatcagcaaccATCCGCCGCCGTCGTTGTCGGTCAACTAAGTCCCAATGGTAACAGCGTGGGGTTGTACTCGCATCACGTCGCCTCAAGCCATGGCAGCGGCAGCAGTGCCGGTGAGGAAATGATCCAGAAGGCTACATATCACCCGCCAAATCCGTCGATATGTCACGCAATCAACTACAATTGA
- the LOC129774696 gene encoding putative uncharacterized protein DDB_G0271606 isoform X2, with protein sequence MGDTKVKQPSFFGSSPQQQATTSKAALLDAQKGNPALKVNGKEDGSGRNVSKYDQLKARKMELERRLNEKYAQLQQIKREEAQLIGMYPSDFSAGVGSHDQNGAAPTLRRKIGTSFKLPENLLNNKEDDINKLLLEKQIQQQISEASLRLANDTSQSKSVRRTHKQNYETAQQKLLAINQNLSVLKKRQQTAAEQQKPPPATRDDIDLHKSNNVNRFRSNSNSSSMMMMNLSERRNSLKSNTSSNHSSTLNSSIGSASKQQQLLVQIPSQHPGHFHSQQLSPYSLHSGALSVMPSGSQSMTPSASAAMVSQLSMLRQRPRHDSFSGIINYDTTSVDAAKMSPQQLQHQQQQQQQQQQGSRLNKLMQHQILNYSPPPGHHPHGYILSPPASASSAATSQSFVYDSKVISRLQQPPPPPPPPSHVPTSFHEQHYYPNTQASGSNSSYEPQQDMTAGLGGYWMMLETGEKVWCAVDARFSSLDRKSGGSMKLSRSKLSQYQHAIPTKSNSMGNFDFVNKQQQQQQQQEDSIHSDAISVTSGSSEHKKREKIWRETSLDSPIVKHKTIPSPTAPVNTTTLPAYPQPPPAPTQVQVSIQTPLHINTSHNYGISSSSPLLLSPQQMRYYQQKQQQILEQQRQQQYRMKQIEEQNHHAYVMEQHQQQQQQQHLHRQKLLRSPPHLPNHRNPYTQQVQQPVNHQHQHQHLDLLPQSPQLYDRENNNYFQSQGPPRQSNLSSRHPDLLISPTLSVSSSNTLTSPNLRHQTSISPTPSTITTTSTGAGVIIQHTPDIQTESPKNVTVVQQGKILPYKEVTKPFEMSDFYKYSTKYRQKQQQLQQQQHQQPSAAVVVGQLSPNGNSVGLYSHHVASSHGSGSSAGEEMIQKATYHPPNPSICHAINYN encoded by the exons ATGGGGGATACTAAAGTGAAGCAACCTTCTTTCTTCGGTAGCTCGCCCCAGCAACAAGCGACTACATCGAAGGCAGCGTTATTAGACGCCCAAAAGGGAAATCCTGCTTTGAAAGTGAACGGCAAGGAGGATGGCTCTGGTAGAAATGTGTCCAAATATGATCAGCTCAAGGCTCGTAAGATGGAGCTTGAAAGAAGGCTCAATGAAAAATATGCCCAGCTTCAGCAAATCAAGCGCGAGGAGGCTCAGCTTATCGGGATGTACCCTAGTGATTTCAGCGCCGGTGTCGGAAGCCACGATCAGAATGGAGCAGCGCCTACATTGCGGCGTAAGATAGGGACAAGTTTCAAGTTacccgaaaacttgttgaaTAATAAAGAGGATGACATCAATAAGCTTCTTTTAGAGAAACAAATTCAGCAACAAATATCCGAGGCCTCCCTCAGGTTGGCCAACGATACCTCTCAATCCAAATCTGTTCGAAGGACACATAAACAAAATTATGAAACGGCACAACAAAAATTATTAGCTATAAACCAAAATCTGAGCGTACTCAAGAAGCGTCAACAAACGGCAGCCGAGCAGCAGAAACCTCCTCCTGCTACCAGAGATGATATTGATCTTCATAAAAGTAATAATGTGAATAGATTCCGGTCGAATAGTAACAGTAGCAGCATGATGATGATGAACCTGTCGGAGCGAAGAAACTCCTTGAAATCAAATACATCGTCGAATCATTCGAGCACGCTGAATAGCTCGATCGGTTCCGCGAGCAAACAGCAACAGCTTCTTGTACAAATCCCCAGCCAGCATCCTGGCCACTTTCATTCGCAACAATTATCACCGTATTCTTTACACTCGGGAGCCCTCTCCGTCATGCCATCGGGTTCGCAGAGTATGACTCCAAGTGCATCGGCTGCGATGGTGTCGCAGTTAAGTATGCTGCGACAACGACCGCGTCATGATAGCTTTAGTGGGATTATTAATTACGACACAACATCGGTGGATGCTGCAAAAATGTCTCCC CAACAGCTGCagcaccaacaacaacaacaacaacagcagcagcaaggcAGTAGACTGAATAAACTGATGCAGCACCAAATTTTGAACTATAGTCCTCCTCCTGGACATCATCCTCATGGGTATATACTGTCACCACCAGCCAGTGCATCATCTGCCGCAACTAGCCAATCATTTGTGTATGATTCGAAGGTGATCTCTAGACTGCAGCAACCACCTCCCCCTCCACCGCCACCTTCGCATGTTCCGACGTCATTCCACGAACAACATTATTACCCAAACACCCAAGCATCCGGCAGTAACAGCAGCTACGAGCCCCAGCAGGATATGACGGCTGGTCTCGGGGGTTACTGGATGATGTTGGAAACCGGAGAGAAGGTCTGGTGTGCCGTAGATGCTCGGTTCTCCAGTTTAGATCGAAAGAGTGGCGGTAGCATGAAACTTTCACGATCGAAACTGAGTCAATATCAACATGCGATTCCCACCAAAAGCAATTCCATGGGTAATTTCGATTTCGTTAataagcagcaacagcagcaacaacaacaggaAGATTCGATACATTCCGATGCCATCTCTGTTACTTCTGGTTCCAGTGAACACAAGAAACGTGAAAAAATTTGGAGAGAAACTTCGCTAGACAGCCCAATTGTGAAGCACAAGACGATTCCTTCGCCAACGGCACCTGTGAACACCACAACGCTACCCGCGTATCCTCAACCACCGCCAGCTCCTACTCAAGTGCAGGTCTCGATTCAAACTCCTCTGCATATAAATACCAGTCACAATTATGGTATTTCCTCGTCGTCTCCTCTGTTACTATCGCCTCAACAAATGCGGTACTATCAGCAGAAGCAGCAACAAATTCTGGAACAACAGCGACAGCAGCAGTACAGAATGAAGCAAATTGAAGAGCAAAATCATCATGCCTATGTAATGGAACAGcaccagcaacagcaacagcagcagcatttGCATCGCCAAAAGCTTCTTCGTTCACCGCCACATCTTCCAAACCATCGAAACCCTTATACTCAACAAGTGCAGCAGCCGGTAAACCACCAGCATCAGCACCAGCACTTGGATCTTCTACCACAATCACCTCAACTGTACGATCGCGAAAATAACAACTATTTTCAATCCCAGGGACCACCACGCCAGAGCAATCTCTCGTCCCGCCACCCTGACCTCCTTATTTCACCCACACTTTCGGTTTCATCTTCCAACACCCTAACGTCCCCGAACTTACGACATCAAACCTCAATATCACCGACACCCTCGACCATCACAACCACATCAACGGGCGCTGGTGTCATTATCCAACACACTCCCGACATCCAAACGGAGTCACCAAAAAATGTCACAGTAGTCCAGCAGGGGAAAATCCTTCCATACAAGGAAGTTACCAAACCCTTCGAGATGTCAGATTTCTACAAGTACTCCACAAAGTACCGACAGAAACAGCAACAactgcaacagcagcagcatcagcaaccATCCGCCGCCGTCGTTGTCGGTCAACTAAGTCCCAATGGTAACAGCGTGGGGTTGTACTCGCATCACGTCGCCTCAAGCCATGGCAGCGGCAGCAGTGCCGGTGAGGAAATGATCCAGAAGGCTACATATCACCCGCCAAATCCGTCGATATGTCACGCAATCAACTACAATTGA